GAGTAGCCAACCAAGTCGCATTTTAAATGCTTTAACCGGTGAAGTGATTCGTGCTTAATTAGGTGAATAGCGGACAAAAAAAAGCTCAGTTATATAGGGATAACTGAGCATAAAAAGGATGTGTATAAGCACATCCAGAGGGTTCATCAATTTGGTGAGCAACGTATTCATTATCCAATGAATCATCTTGCTATGTTTGCTATTATGAGGGAATAATCACATTTATACAAATATATTATTTATCTAACAAAAAGTGTGAAAAGCGTACAATTTTTGTCACTCCTACATTTTCAATAAAATTATATTGATATTTTTATTCAACTTTTTTGATCATAAATTCAAGAGTTGTTAAAAATATATTTGCAAATCATATAGAAGACACGGCAAAAAAATTTAATTTTAATTTTAGATGCTTAAAATCTGATAATAAATAGATGATCCAAGCTGATTCATCTATTGATCATCATAAAAATATTAAGGAATAAAGGATTTCCCCAATGATGCAGGTAAGTTCATTTGCAATAGTTTTTTATCACGTGAAATCAGGACCAGAACTAAAATCGTAGCCACATACGGCAACGCAGCCAGTAATTCGACAGGCAGATCCAGACCCAACGCTTGCGCATGGAATTGTAAAATGGTGACACCACCAAATAAATAAGCACCGACTATCAATCGTGCAGGTTTCCAGACCGCAAATACCACTAGTGCAATGGCAATCCAACCACGGCCTGCTACCATATTTTCAACCCATAATGGCGTATATACCGTTGATAAAAATGCCCCACCTATTCCAGCCATTGCTCCACCGAACAACACGGCACCATAACGAATCAACAGTACTGGATAACCCATGGCATGTCCTGACTCTGGTGACTCGCCCACCGCTTTAAGCAATAAACCCAGCTTGGTTTTTGCCAAAATCCACCAAATGACAAAAAAAGATAAAATCGATAAATACACCACATAATTTTGGTGAAATAAAATCGGCCCAATAAAAGGGATCTCCGACAGGACGGGAATATCCAGTGCCTTTAACCCCTCCAAACTGTTACTGACAAAATGTTGCCCCACGAAAGCGGATAACCCTACACCGAAAATGGTTAATGCAAGCCCACATGCAGCCTGATTAGCTGCGA
The DNA window shown above is from Acinetobacter colistiniresistens and carries:
- a CDS encoding ABC transporter permease, whose translation is MIDLVPILAGTLAAGTPLIFAGMGELVAERTGVINLGVEGMMLIGAIAGFAFCASTGLGPASGLLAGAIAGASAALIFAILALSLAANQAACGLALTIFGVGLSAFVGQHFVSNSLEGLKALDIPVLSEIPFIGPILFHQNYVVYLSILSFFVIWWILAKTKLGLLLKAVGESPESGHAMGYPVLLIRYGAVLFGGAMAGIGGAFLSTVYTPLWVENMVAGRGWIAIALVVFAVWKPARLIVGAYLFGGVTILQFHAQALGLDLPVELLAALPYVATILVLVLISRDKKLLQMNLPASLGKSFIP